From the Ruania alkalisoli genome, one window contains:
- a CDS encoding GNAT family N-acetyltransferase — MNLTFTALTRADLPLLGRWLTVPAVARWWADPSDPAALEREYGPRIDGRDRVPTWIVHLDNRPIGLIQWYRYSDEREYLTQMRQIVPVPGDAVSIDYLIGEESALGRGVGPEMIDRLVRQQWAVHDDAGDVVVAVHADNTRSWRALEKAGFSHAADGELDPDNPIDDRRHRIMVRRRMHHEP, encoded by the coding sequence ATGAACCTCACCTTCACCGCGCTGACGCGGGCCGACCTGCCGTTGCTGGGCCGGTGGCTCACGGTGCCAGCGGTCGCACGTTGGTGGGCCGATCCGTCCGATCCCGCTGCTCTTGAGCGTGAGTACGGCCCTCGCATCGACGGCCGCGATCGCGTCCCCACCTGGATCGTGCACCTCGACAACCGGCCGATCGGGCTCATCCAGTGGTATCGCTACTCCGATGAGCGCGAGTACCTCACCCAGATGCGGCAGATCGTTCCTGTACCCGGGGACGCCGTGTCCATCGACTACCTCATCGGGGAGGAGTCGGCGCTCGGTCGCGGCGTCGGGCCGGAGATGATCGACCGGCTCGTGCGTCAGCAGTGGGCGGTGCACGATGATGCCGGTGACGTCGTCGTGGCAGTCCATGCCGATAACACGCGCTCCTGGCGGGCGTTGGAGAAGGCCGGGTTCAGTCACGCTGCGGACGGTGAGCTCGACCCGGACAATCCCATCGACGACAGGCGGCACCGCATCATGGTCCGCCGGAGGATGCACCATGAACCGTGA
- a CDS encoding alpha/beta fold hydrolase, giving the protein MTTRLAVHSWGTTDRPALVLLHGITDSGLCWADAVARWERDYRVVAPDALGHGDSDRFRPDELDIGPVDAMADEVIALLETLVYPVVLIGHSMGGATAAAVAFRRPDLVGSLVLEDPAWRDLTGAEERERGQTFLAGRGEPNPVWPAAEIAPWQEAHAKTDRDFLALGRVAPSEPWRELVAGLAMPTLIVTGTEGVIIDHSQMAEIESIGNPRVQIEVIEGAGHCVRRDRTEAFHALVDTWISQRLASRPS; this is encoded by the coding sequence ATGACGACACGCCTCGCCGTCCACTCCTGGGGAACCACCGATCGCCCGGCCCTCGTGCTCCTGCACGGGATTACGGATTCCGGCCTGTGCTGGGCAGATGCGGTCGCCCGGTGGGAGCGCGACTACCGGGTGGTGGCCCCGGATGCTCTCGGGCACGGGGATTCAGACCGGTTCCGGCCCGACGAGCTCGACATCGGGCCGGTGGACGCGATGGCTGATGAGGTGATCGCCCTGCTGGAGACTCTGGTCTATCCGGTCGTGCTGATCGGCCACTCCATGGGTGGTGCCACCGCCGCGGCAGTGGCGTTCCGCCGTCCGGACCTCGTCGGATCGCTCGTGCTCGAAGACCCGGCCTGGCGGGACCTGACCGGCGCCGAGGAGCGTGAACGCGGCCAGACCTTCCTCGCCGGCAGAGGAGAACCGAACCCGGTCTGGCCCGCTGCCGAGATCGCACCCTGGCAGGAGGCTCACGCCAAGACAGACCGTGACTTCCTCGCGCTCGGGCGAGTGGCGCCGTCGGAACCCTGGCGAGAGCTGGTGGCCGGGTTGGCCATGCCGACCCTGATCGTCACCGGGACCGAGGGGGTCATCATCGACCACTCGCAGATGGCCGAGATCGAATCGATCGGCAACCCGCGGGTGCAGATCGAGGTGATCGAGGGTGCTGGGCACTGCGTGCGCCGGGACCGGACGGAGGCCTTCCACGCGCTGGTGGACACGTGGATCAGCCAGCGGCTCGCGTCACGCCCCTCGTGA
- a CDS encoding winged helix DNA-binding domain-containing protein, which translates to MNREIPVQLARGRRRQRQLLGGSPLSPAEVVERAVALQGQDLPAVLRAIAIRSRPGTTVDDVRQAFDSGYLVRSWPMRGTLFATTPGHLATLLSLTAERTHRATTRRREQLGLDDHTIGRARDLLAEALHERPRTRGEAMELWDTAGIATANGRGYHLLMHLAVDALIHWGRFAETGHQLLELTTTSREADPDAALAQVIRGYVAARGPVTLADLAWWTKLPKTQLRKAAATVEDLMEVSVDGTASWMLADDQEPGHEAHACDPGDDATPQVDLVPGFDEWILGYADRSLVASPEALRALVPGGNGVFRPAVLVDGVVVGTWKPPRKSGGAVLELVEKVNRGTRAKIDVAVEQWPHETRA; encoded by the coding sequence ATGAACCGTGAGATCCCGGTACAGCTGGCGCGCGGACGACGCCGGCAGCGGCAGTTGCTGGGCGGATCCCCTCTGAGCCCGGCCGAGGTGGTCGAGCGCGCTGTCGCGCTCCAGGGTCAGGATCTGCCCGCCGTGCTGCGGGCTATCGCGATCCGCTCGCGCCCGGGCACCACCGTCGACGACGTCCGGCAGGCTTTCGATTCCGGTTACCTGGTGCGGTCCTGGCCGATGCGAGGCACGCTGTTCGCCACCACACCGGGGCACCTCGCCACCCTGCTGTCCCTCACGGCGGAGCGAACGCACAGGGCGACCACCCGCCGTCGGGAACAGCTCGGCCTGGACGATCACACGATCGGTCGGGCACGCGACCTGCTGGCCGAGGCGCTGCACGAGCGCCCACGCACCCGTGGCGAGGCGATGGAGCTGTGGGACACGGCGGGAATCGCTACCGCGAACGGGCGCGGCTACCACCTGCTGATGCACCTGGCGGTCGACGCACTGATCCACTGGGGCCGATTCGCCGAGACCGGCCACCAGCTACTCGAACTCACCACCACCTCCCGGGAAGCGGATCCGGACGCGGCACTGGCCCAGGTGATCCGAGGCTACGTCGCCGCCCGCGGGCCGGTGACGCTCGCCGACCTCGCGTGGTGGACCAAACTGCCGAAGACACAGCTGCGGAAGGCCGCGGCCACGGTCGAGGACCTGATGGAGGTGAGCGTGGACGGCACCGCCTCCTGGATGCTCGCCGATGATCAGGAGCCAGGCCATGAGGCACACGCCTGCGACCCGGGCGACGACGCTACTCCGCAGGTCGACCTGGTCCCCGGTTTCGACGAGTGGATCCTCGGCTACGCCGACCGGTCCCTGGTCGCGAGCCCGGAAGCGCTGCGTGCGCTCGTGCCGGGCGGCAACGGGGTGTTCCGGCCGGCGGTGCTCGTCGACGGCGTCGTGGTGGGCACCTGGAAGCCGCCTCGGAAGTCGGGTGGTGCGGTTCTGGAGCTGGTGGAGAAGGTCAACCGGGGCACCCGGGCGAAGATCGATGTGGCGGTCGAGCAATGGCCACACGAGACCCGGGCGTGA
- a CDS encoding DNA alkylation repair protein, whose amino-acid sequence MTEPAHQHEHLDAVLAELAALEDPTMREANEARGDDHGVNLSRLRAIAKRLKTQQDLALALWDTADAAARLLALLICRPKAFEREQLDAMLRQARPPKVHDWLVNYVVKKSPHLETLRQVWMADSDPVVASAGWALTADRVVKQPEGLDLDHLLGVIEVEMAQAPDRLQWAMNTCLAQIGITHPGHRNRAIAIGERLRVLEDYPTSPGCTSPYAPVWIAEMVRRQDAS is encoded by the coding sequence ATGACTGAGCCAGCACACCAGCACGAGCACCTGGACGCCGTGCTCGCCGAGCTTGCCGCACTTGAGGACCCGACGATGCGGGAGGCCAACGAGGCCCGCGGCGACGATCACGGGGTGAATCTCAGCAGACTCCGCGCCATCGCGAAGCGACTCAAGACCCAGCAGGACCTCGCACTCGCGCTGTGGGACACCGCTGACGCTGCGGCGCGGCTACTCGCCCTGCTGATCTGCCGCCCGAAGGCGTTCGAGCGCGAGCAGCTCGATGCGATGCTCCGGCAGGCTCGCCCACCGAAGGTGCATGACTGGCTCGTGAACTACGTGGTGAAGAAGAGCCCGCACTTGGAAACGCTGCGGCAGGTGTGGATGGCCGACTCCGACCCGGTGGTTGCCAGCGCCGGGTGGGCGCTCACTGCGGACCGGGTGGTGAAGCAGCCGGAGGGACTCGATCTGGACCACCTGCTGGGAGTGATCGAGGTGGAGATGGCGCAGGCCCCGGACCGCCTGCAGTGGGCGATGAACACGTGCCTGGCGCAGATCGGGATCACTCATCCCGGCCATCGGAACCGGGCAATCGCGATCGGTGAGCGGCTGCGGGTGCTGGAGGACTACCCCACCTCCCCCGGGTGCACCTCCCCGTATGCGCCGGTGTGGATCGCCGAGATGGTGCGACGCCAGGACGCGTCGTAG